A genomic window from Xenorhabdus cabanillasii includes:
- a CDS encoding oxidative stress defense protein, which yields MKRNSLIFAVMLAVGSLSCMTASAAELPSIPHISTSGNATIKAAPDMATLLIHVKVSQKSAVDAKKKVDERVAKYFDFLKASGIEKKDINAANIRTQPEYQYDQKTGKSTLTGYNASRSVEVKVRKLDQLNTLLDGALKAGLNEINSVQFSVADPQRYRDAARQEAITNAIQQATELAKGFNSKLGSVYSITYRPPEAVPFPMSRLQFKSALMSAASAENSADETYEPQSIEFSDHVDAVFELQR from the coding sequence GTGAAACGTAACTCACTGATATTTGCTGTTATGTTAGCTGTAGGTAGTTTGTCATGTATGACAGCGTCGGCTGCGGAATTACCGTCTATTCCGCATATATCAACTTCTGGTAATGCGACAATCAAAGCGGCTCCAGATATGGCGACTTTGTTGATCCATGTGAAAGTGAGTCAGAAAAGTGCGGTAGATGCGAAGAAAAAAGTTGATGAGCGTGTTGCAAAATATTTTGATTTTTTGAAAGCAAGTGGTATCGAAAAGAAAGATATTAATGCAGCCAATATACGTACTCAGCCAGAATATCAGTATGATCAGAAAACAGGCAAATCAACTCTTACGGGATATAATGCTTCCCGCTCAGTTGAAGTTAAAGTTCGTAAGCTGGATCAATTGAATACACTTTTGGATGGAGCCTTGAAAGCAGGATTAAATGAAATTAATTCCGTACAGTTCAGCGTGGCCGATCCTCAGCGCTATCGTGATGCAGCCAGACAGGAAGCAATTACGAATGCGATTCAACAGGCAACCGAATTAGCAAAAGGTTTTAACAGTAAGTTAGGTTCCGTATATAGCATCACTTATCGTCCACCTGAAGCAGTGCCTTTTCCAATGAGTCGGCTGCAATTCAAATCAGCTCTAATGTCTGCGGCTTCTGCGGAAAATTCGGCTGATGAAACTTATGAACCGCAGAGCATAGAGTTTTCTGATCATGTTGATGCAGTTTTTGAGTTACAGCGTTAA
- a CDS encoding LysR family transcriptional regulator ArgP, translating into MKRPDYRSLQALDAVIHERGFERAAQKLCITQSAVSQRIKQLENLFGQPLLVRTVPPRPTEQGQKLLALLHQVELLEAQWLGDENSNDIPLLLSLAVNADSLATWLLPALHPVLSDLPIQLNIQVEDETRTQESLRRGEVVGAISIQSQPLPSCLVDKLGALDYLFVASPKFAERFFPNGVTRSTLLKAPAVAFDHLDDMHQAFLQQYFDLSPGSVPCHIVNSSEAFVQLAKQGSTCCMIPHLQIDKELKAGELVDLTPGLCQRRMLYWHRFAPESSAMRKVTDALLKLGRQMLRQEDDEAN; encoded by the coding sequence ATGAAACGTCCTGATTACCGATCCCTGCAAGCGTTGGATGCCGTGATCCATGAACGCGGTTTCGAACGTGCAGCACAAAAGCTTTGTATCACTCAATCCGCAGTATCTCAACGTATCAAGCAATTAGAAAACCTATTCGGTCAACCGTTATTGGTTCGTACCGTTCCCCCCCGCCCTACAGAGCAAGGGCAAAAACTGCTTGCGTTATTACATCAGGTAGAGTTGCTCGAAGCACAATGGCTTGGTGATGAAAATAGTAATGATATTCCTCTGTTGCTTTCTCTTGCCGTTAATGCGGATAGTCTGGCAACCTGGCTCTTACCAGCACTGCATCCCGTGCTTTCTGATTTACCTATCCAGCTCAATATTCAGGTGGAAGATGAAACACGTACACAAGAAAGCCTGAGACGTGGGGAAGTTGTTGGTGCAATCAGTATTCAATCACAACCCCTGCCAAGCTGTCTGGTGGATAAGCTAGGTGCTCTTGATTATCTGTTCGTCGCCTCCCCTAAATTTGCTGAACGTTTTTTCCCCAATGGAGTAACTCGCTCAACTTTACTGAAAGCGCCTGCTGTTGCATTCGATCATTTGGATGATATGCATCAGGCCTTTTTACAACAGTATTTTGATTTATCACCGGGCAGTGTGCCTTGCCATATCGTTAACTCGTCCGAAGCTTTCGTTCAATTGGCAAAACAAGGATCGACATGTTGTATGATCCCTCATTTACAAATCGACAAAGAATTGAAGGCAGGTGAATTGGTTGATTTAACACCCGGCCTGTGTCAACGCCGTATGCTTTACTGGCATCGCTTTGCCCCGGAAAGCAGCGCTATGAGAAAAGTGACTGACGCCCTGTTAAAACTAGGACGCCAGATGTTACGTCAGGAAGATGATGAAGCTAATTAA
- the rpiA gene encoding ribose-5-phosphate isomerase RpiA → MTQDELKKAVGWAALEYVRPGTIVGVGTGSTASHFIDALGTMKDKIEGAVSSSEASTEKLKSLGIPVLDCNEVDSLDIYVDGADEINGNMQMIKGGGAALTREKIISAVAKKFICIIDESKQVDILGKFPLPVEVIPMARAYVARELVKLGGTPVYRQNVVTDNGNVILDVHNLAILNPIELENKINAIAGVVTVGLFANRGANVVLVGTANGVKTIAE, encoded by the coding sequence ATGACACAGGACGAACTGAAAAAAGCGGTAGGTTGGGCAGCACTGGAATATGTCAGACCAGGAACAATTGTCGGGGTTGGTACAGGTTCAACGGCATCTCATTTTATTGATGCGTTGGGGACGATGAAAGACAAAATTGAAGGTGCAGTATCCAGCTCGGAAGCATCGACAGAGAAATTGAAAAGTCTTGGCATTCCTGTGCTTGATTGTAATGAAGTTGATTCTTTGGATATTTATGTTGATGGTGCTGATGAAATCAATGGCAACATGCAAATGATTAAAGGTGGCGGAGCTGCACTGACCAGAGAGAAAATCATTTCTGCTGTGGCAAAGAAATTCATTTGTATCATTGATGAATCCAAGCAGGTTGATATATTGGGTAAATTCCCGTTACCGGTTGAAGTTATTCCGATGGCACGTGCTTATGTTGCCCGTGAGTTGGTGAAATTAGGAGGAACTCCGGTTTACCGTCAGAACGTTGTTACTGATAATGGTAATGTCATTTTGGATGTTCATAATCTTGCCATTCTTAACCCAATCGAATTAGAAAACAAAATTAATGCTATTGCTGGTGTGGTAACTGTTGGCTTATTTGCTAATCGTGGTGCGAATGTCGTACTGGTTGGTACAGCTAATGGTGTAAAAACGATTGCAGAGTAA
- the serA gene encoding phosphoglycerate dehydrogenase: protein MVKVSLEKDKIKFLLLEGVHQSTVDNLRAAGYSNIEYHKGALEPEELKEAIRDARFVGIRSRTQLTEEIFAAAEKLVAVGCFCIGTNQVDLNAAAKRGIPVFNAPFSNTRSVAEMVLGELLLLLRRVPEVNAKAHKGEWNKQAAGCYEARGKKLGIIGYGHIGSQLSVLAESIGMNVYFFDIEHKLPLGNAQQVHHLSELLNMSDVVSLHVPETSSTKNMIGAAELELMKPGSILINASRGTVIDIPALVNALEIGHIAGAAIDVFPVEPATNNEPFVSPLIKFDNVLLTPHIGGSTQEAQQNIGYEVAGKLVKYSDNGSTLSAVNFPEVSLPVHAKDTNRLLHIHENRPGILTSINQVFTDQEINIEAQYLRTEGDIGYVVIDIMTQNPAQAELVLQQLRALPGTIRSRLLY, encoded by the coding sequence ATGGTTAAGGTATCTTTAGAAAAAGATAAAATTAAGTTTTTGCTGCTGGAAGGTGTTCATCAGAGCACAGTAGACAATTTGCGGGCAGCAGGGTACAGCAATATTGAGTATCATAAGGGCGCATTAGAACCGGAAGAGCTGAAAGAAGCAATTCGCGATGCCAGATTTGTGGGGATCCGTTCCCGTACTCAGTTAACCGAAGAAATTTTTGCTGCTGCTGAAAAATTAGTTGCAGTTGGGTGTTTCTGCATTGGCACTAATCAGGTTGATCTGAACGCCGCAGCAAAACGTGGTATTCCCGTATTTAACGCTCCGTTTTCCAATACACGCTCAGTGGCTGAAATGGTATTGGGAGAATTGCTGCTGTTATTGCGTCGAGTTCCAGAAGTCAATGCCAAAGCTCACAAAGGGGAATGGAACAAACAGGCTGCGGGTTGTTATGAAGCACGTGGCAAAAAATTAGGCATTATCGGTTACGGTCATATCGGTTCACAACTTAGTGTCCTGGCTGAAAGCATCGGTATGAATGTCTACTTCTTTGATATTGAACATAAATTACCGCTAGGAAACGCCCAGCAAGTTCATCACTTATCTGAATTGTTAAATATGAGTGATGTTGTGAGTCTGCATGTTCCTGAAACATCTTCAACCAAAAATATGATCGGTGCGGCAGAATTAGAGCTGATGAAACCGGGTTCAATTTTGATCAATGCTTCACGCGGTACTGTTATCGATATTCCTGCATTAGTCAATGCGTTAGAAATTGGGCATATTGCCGGTGCTGCAATTGATGTATTCCCCGTGGAGCCAGCAACCAACAACGAGCCTTTCGTCTCGCCATTAATTAAATTTGACAATGTACTGCTGACGCCACATATCGGCGGATCTACACAAGAAGCGCAACAGAATATCGGTTATGAAGTCGCCGGAAAATTGGTCAAATATTCTGACAACGGTTCTACACTGTCGGCGGTTAATTTCCCGGAAGTTTCACTGCCGGTACATGCTAAGGATACTAATCGATTACTGCACATCCACGAAAACCGTCCGGGTATCTTAACCAGCATCAACCAGGTTTTCACCGATCAGGAAATCAATATTGAAGCACAATACCTGCGTACTGAAGGTGATATTGGTTATGTGGTTATCGATATCATGACGCAAAATCCGGCTCAGGCTGAATTAGTTTTGCAACAACTAAGAGCTTTACCAGGTACAATCCGCTCCCGTCTGCTTTACTAA
- a CDS encoding 5-formyltetrahydrofolate cyclo-ligase, which yields MQSDSFLSLRKSIRQEIRQLRKSLSPEQQLQFALQAAERVMAHPKILQAKKIALYLSFDRELDTRPLIQQFWQQNKQVYLPVLHPFSRNHLLFLRYQPETSLVRNHFNIEEPSLDVRQVLPISELDVMFIPLVAFDLTGQRLGMGGGFYDRTLAKWQQQNFYPIGLAHNFQLINTLPSASWDIPLPEIITPEKIWHWS from the coding sequence ATGCAATCAGATTCTTTTCTCTCTCTCCGAAAAAGCATCAGACAAGAAATCCGACAGCTGCGTAAAAGCCTTTCCCCTGAACAACAACTGCAATTTGCTCTACAAGCTGCCGAGCGAGTCATGGCTCATCCAAAGATCCTTCAGGCGAAGAAAATTGCCCTGTATCTCTCTTTTGATAGAGAATTAGATACCCGTCCATTGATTCAACAATTTTGGCAGCAAAATAAACAAGTTTACTTGCCGGTATTGCATCCTTTCAGCCGGAATCACCTACTGTTCTTACGTTATCAACCTGAAACTTCTCTTGTCCGTAACCACTTTAATATAGAAGAGCCATCACTGGATGTCAGGCAGGTTTTACCTATCTCTGAACTGGACGTTATGTTTATCCCTCTGGTTGCTTTCGATCTTACAGGGCAACGGTTAGGCATGGGAGGAGGGTTCTACGACAGAACACTGGCCAAATGGCAACAGCAAAATTTTTACCCGATTGGGCTGGCACACAATTTTCAGTTAATTAATACGCTGCCCAGCGCAAGCTGGGATATTCCGTTACCAGAAATTATCACACCAGAAAAAATATGGCATTGGTCATGA
- the zapA gene encoding cell division protein ZapA, translating to MSAQPVDIQIFGRSLRVNCPPEQIEALQAAAEELDQRLHNLKERTRVTNTEQLVFIVALNICHELAQEKMKTRDYSYNMEQKIKMLQQTIEQALLEQGNKIS from the coding sequence ATGTCTGCACAACCAGTAGATATTCAGATTTTTGGGCGGTCATTACGTGTCAATTGTCCACCAGAGCAGATAGAAGCATTACAGGCTGCGGCGGAGGAACTTGATCAGCGTTTGCATAACCTCAAAGAACGCACCAGAGTGACTAACACTGAGCAACTGGTTTTTATTGTGGCACTGAATATCTGTCACGAGTTAGCACAAGAAAAAATGAAAACCCGTGATTATTCCTACAATATGGAACAGAAAATTAAAATGCTCCAGCAGACTATTGAGCAAGCCTTATTAGAGCAAGGTAATAAAATTAGCTGA
- a CDS encoding YecA family protein — protein sequence MSIQNSLPNYQSFDEILHQQSVALTAAEMHGLISGLLCGGNHDSSWQTLVHDLTNDGLAFSQTLAQPIRELYEVTFESLDDSNFNFNLLLPDDEAGVFACADALAGWVNHFLLGLGVADPKITERKEIQEVITDLRNIGMLGYDEDEDQEELSQALEEVLEYVRVAVQLCYIALATPKKAGNTTKKDEKPTLH from the coding sequence ATGTCTATACAAAACTCATTACCTAATTATCAATCATTTGATGAAATTTTGCATCAACAGTCCGTTGCACTGACAGCCGCAGAAATGCATGGCTTAATAAGTGGTTTATTATGTGGTGGAAATCACGACAGTAGCTGGCAGACTCTTGTACATGATCTCACTAATGATGGCCTTGCATTTTCACAGACACTCGCACAGCCAATCAGAGAATTGTATGAAGTCACTTTCGAATCATTGGATGATAGTAACTTTAATTTTAATTTACTGCTTCCTGATGATGAAGCTGGTGTTTTTGCATGTGCTGACGCGTTGGCAGGATGGGTAAACCATTTCTTGTTGGGATTGGGGGTTGCAGATCCAAAAATAACAGAAAGAAAAGAAATTCAGGAAGTTATTACTGATTTACGTAATATAGGTATGCTGGGATACGACGAAGATGAAGATCAAGAAGAGCTATCTCAGGCACTGGAAGAAGTATTGGAATATGTCCGTGTTGCAGTGCAGCTCTGTTACATTGCACTGGCGACGCCCAAAAAAGCAGGCAATACAACGAAAAAAGATGAAAAACCAACGCTGCATTGA
- the pepP gene encoding Xaa-Pro aminopeptidase produces the protein MIKQEYLSRRQALLSKMAPASAAIIFAALPATRNSDSEYSYRQHSDFLYLTGFNEPESVLILIKSDETHNHSVLFNRVRDLTAEIWFGRRLGQEAAPEKLGVDRALPFNDIDEQLYLLLNGLDVVYHAQGEFEYADKIVFSALNKLRKNSRRNLSTPSIMADWRPWLHEMRLFKSEAELEIMRKAGKISAQAHTRAMRSCRPNMFEYQLEADIHHEFTYHGARYPAYNTIVGAGENACILHYTENDRRMKDGDLVLIDAGCEYEGYAGDITRTFPVNGKFTRPQREIYDIVLKSVNVSLELYKPGTSIREVTEQVVRIMVEELVKLGIMHGEVEYLIETNAYRQFFMHGLSHWLGLDVHDVGHYGVDRDRILEPGMVLTVEPGLYIAPDADVPPEYRGIGVRIEDDIVITESGNENLTEYVVKDPDEIEALMAQAKQG, from the coding sequence ATGATTAAACAAGAATATTTATCCCGTCGTCAGGCATTATTGTCAAAAATGGCACCGGCCAGCGCGGCCATTATTTTTGCGGCCCTGCCTGCGACACGCAACTCAGATAGTGAATATTCTTATCGTCAGCACAGTGATTTTCTTTACCTGACTGGGTTTAATGAACCAGAATCTGTTCTTATTCTTATTAAAAGCGATGAAACTCACAACCACAGTGTGTTGTTTAATCGAGTGCGTGATCTTACCGCAGAAATCTGGTTTGGTCGTCGGCTTGGGCAGGAAGCCGCTCCAGAAAAACTGGGGGTGGATCGTGCTCTGCCATTTAATGATATTGATGAACAACTCTACCTCTTGCTGAATGGGTTAGATGTGGTTTATCACGCTCAGGGGGAATTTGAATATGCTGATAAGATCGTATTCAGTGCTCTGAATAAGTTACGTAAGAATAGCCGTCGTAATCTCAGTACCCCATCAATAATGGCAGACTGGCGTCCGTGGCTACATGAAATGCGCTTGTTTAAATCAGAAGCTGAGTTGGAAATCATGCGCAAAGCCGGGAAAATCAGTGCTCAAGCACATACCAGAGCTATGCGAAGCTGCCGCCCGAATATGTTTGAATATCAGCTTGAAGCTGATATTCACCATGAATTTACCTATCACGGTGCGCGCTACCCTGCTTATAACACCATTGTTGGTGCAGGAGAAAATGCTTGTATCCTGCATTACACAGAAAACGACCGTCGTATGAAAGATGGCGATTTAGTGTTGATCGATGCAGGTTGTGAATATGAAGGGTATGCGGGGGACATTACACGGACGTTTCCGGTTAATGGCAAATTTACCCGCCCTCAACGAGAAATTTATGACATTGTGCTGAAATCCGTCAATGTCTCCCTTGAACTTTATAAACCGGGTACTAGCATTCGTGAAGTGACCGAGCAGGTTGTGCGTATCATGGTTGAAGAGCTGGTTAAACTGGGCATTATGCATGGTGAAGTGGAATATTTGATCGAGACCAATGCCTATCGCCAATTTTTCATGCATGGTTTAAGCCATTGGCTTGGGCTGGATGTCCACGATGTGGGGCATTACGGTGTTGATCGTGATCGCATTCTGGAACCTGGCATGGTACTGACCGTTGAGCCGGGGCTGTATATCGCACCGGATGCTGATGTGCCGCCGGAATACCGCGGTATCGGGGTCCGTATTGAAGACGATATTGTGATTACAGAATCAGGCAATGAGAATTTGACTGAGTATGTCGTTAAAGATCCTGATGAAATAGAAGCACTGATGGCACAGGCTAAACAGGGTTAG
- the ubiH gene encoding 2-octaprenyl-6-methoxyphenyl hydroxylase, whose product MSVIIVGGGMAGATLALAISSLSRGQLQVSLVEAAEPTQQHPGFDARAIALADGTCQRLSQIGVWSALKDCVTPITHVHVSDRGCSGFVNIRADDYDIPALGNVIELHDAGNRLFDLLKQAPNIKLYCPAKVNAVERLDTSVSITLNSGEKLTGKLLIAADGSQSSVAKACNILWQRQDYSQVAIIANVLTSEHPRGRAFERFTEHGPLALLPMSEGRSSLVWCHPLDKWTEINQWEDAEFLRQLQKAFGWRLGKMLETGQRYSYPLTLSTSKQQISHRLALVGNSSQTLHPIAGQGFNLGMRDVMALAQVISAAAIEGHDIGSYNVLTRYQQQRFADREVTIGITDGLVRLFANDYFPLRIGRNFGLMTMEMLPLIKGTLARQTLGWVAHHSMAE is encoded by the coding sequence ATGAGCGTGATTATCGTGGGAGGAGGGATGGCTGGTGCAACATTAGCACTTGCCATTTCTTCTTTGAGCCGGGGGCAGTTGCAAGTCTCCTTAGTTGAAGCAGCAGAGCCAACACAGCAACATCCGGGTTTTGATGCAAGGGCGATTGCCTTAGCTGATGGTACATGTCAGCGTTTGAGCCAGATAGGTGTCTGGTCTGCACTGAAAGATTGTGTGACCCCAATTACTCACGTTCATGTCAGTGACCGTGGTTGTAGTGGGTTTGTCAATATCCGGGCTGACGATTATGACATTCCGGCATTGGGTAATGTTATTGAGCTGCATGATGCCGGAAACCGTTTGTTTGATTTATTAAAACAGGCACCGAATATCAAACTTTATTGTCCGGCTAAAGTGAATGCTGTTGAGCGTCTGGACACTTCAGTTTCTATTACCTTGAATAGTGGTGAAAAACTTACGGGAAAACTGTTGATAGCAGCGGACGGAAGCCAGTCTTCCGTAGCAAAAGCCTGTAATATCCTGTGGCAGCGGCAGGATTACAGTCAGGTTGCCATCATTGCCAATGTCCTGACATCTGAACATCCCCGAGGCCGGGCATTTGAGCGCTTTACTGAACATGGCCCGCTGGCACTGCTGCCAATGTCAGAAGGGCGCAGCTCGTTAGTCTGGTGTCATCCATTGGATAAATGGACGGAAATTAATCAGTGGGAAGATGCCGAGTTTCTCCGTCAACTGCAAAAAGCGTTTGGCTGGCGCCTGGGAAAAATGTTGGAAACAGGTCAGCGGTACAGTTACCCACTGACTTTATCTACATCCAAACAGCAGATCAGCCATCGTTTGGCATTAGTAGGTAATTCATCTCAAACTCTGCATCCAATCGCAGGGCAGGGCTTTAACTTAGGTATGCGTGATGTAATGGCATTAGCTCAGGTTATTTCGGCTGCTGCGATTGAGGGGCACGATATCGGCTCTTATAACGTTCTGACTCGTTATCAACAGCAACGCTTTGCAGATCGTGAGGTAACAATCGGTATTACTGATGGGCTGGTCAGGTTGTTTGCCAATGACTATTTTCCGTTGAGAATCGGACGCAATTTTGGCCTGATGACGATGGAAATGTTGCCACTGATAAAGGGCACATTGGCCCGTCAGACATTGGGTTGGGTTGCCCATCATTCAATGGCAGAATAA
- the ubiI gene encoding FAD-dependent 2-octaprenylphenol hydroxylase → MQSFDVVIAGGGMVGLALACGLHGSGLRIAIVEEHPPTSIFHTDDEHALRVSAINAASERLLTHLGVWQKLLAMRASPYQGMEVWDQDSFGRIQFNAAENGLNHLGHIIENNVIRQALWQQAESLSDVTMFTPVSLKNVVWGENEAFITLSDERMLTSRLVVGADGAHSWLRQHADIPLTFWDYEHYALVATIRTVEPHKGVARQVFHGDGILAFLPLSDPHLCSIVWSLPAEAAQQRKTMETELFNRQLSVTFDMRLGQCELISDRQTIPLIGRYARNFAAHRLALLGDAAHTIHPLAGQGVNLGFMDVAELIGELIRLNQQGKDIGQYLYLGRYERRRKHSAAVMLAGMQGFRQLFDGNNPVKKLFRDLGLTLANSFPGIKPQLLRHAMGLHDLPDWLITQTSSVEKI, encoded by the coding sequence ATGCAATCATTTGATGTGGTGATCGCAGGAGGCGGTATGGTTGGCCTTGCGCTGGCCTGTGGTTTACATGGTAGCGGCTTGCGCATCGCGATTGTAGAAGAGCATCCACCAACCAGTATTTTTCATACCGATGATGAACATGCGTTGCGTGTTTCTGCCATCAATGCAGCCAGCGAACGGTTATTAACCCATCTCGGTGTTTGGCAGAAGCTCCTCGCAATGCGTGCCAGCCCTTATCAGGGGATGGAAGTCTGGGATCAGGATAGCTTCGGTCGTATTCAGTTCAATGCGGCGGAAAATGGCCTCAATCATCTTGGACACATTATCGAAAATAATGTGATCCGACAGGCTCTTTGGCAACAGGCTGAAAGTTTATCTGATGTAACCATGTTTACCCCTGTTTCTCTTAAGAATGTTGTCTGGGGAGAAAACGAAGCTTTTATTACCCTGTCCGACGAGCGAATGTTGACTTCACGGTTAGTTGTTGGTGCAGATGGTGCTCATTCATGGTTGCGTCAGCATGCAGATATTCCACTGACTTTCTGGGATTACGAACATTATGCATTGGTTGCGACTATTCGTACTGTGGAACCTCATAAAGGGGTTGCGCGCCAGGTTTTTCATGGGGATGGTATTCTTGCTTTCCTGCCACTTTCTGATCCTCATTTATGCTCTATTGTCTGGTCATTGCCTGCGGAAGCGGCGCAACAGCGCAAGACAATGGAGACTGAGTTGTTTAACCGGCAATTGAGTGTCACTTTTGACATGCGACTTGGGCAGTGTGAGTTGATCAGTGACCGTCAGACTATCCCATTAATAGGACGCTATGCCCGGAATTTTGCTGCACATCGGTTAGCTTTATTGGGAGATGCAGCACATACAATCCATCCATTGGCCGGGCAGGGAGTCAATCTGGGGTTTATGGATGTAGCAGAGTTGATCGGAGAATTGATCCGTTTGAACCAGCAAGGCAAAGATATCGGTCAATATCTCTATCTTGGTCGTTATGAGCGTCGCCGTAAACACAGTGCGGCTGTCATGCTGGCTGGTATGCAGGGATTTCGGCAGCTATTTGATGGGAATAATCCTGTCAAGAAACTATTTCGTGATCTAGGGCTGACTTTGGCTAACAGTTTCCCCGGAATAAAGCCACAATTACTCCGTCATGCGATGGGTCTTCATGATCTGCCGGATTGGTTGATTACTCAAACCTCTTCAGTTGAAAAAATCTAA
- the gcvT gene encoding glycine cleavage system aminomethyltransferase GcvT — MSKHTPLYDQHLTCGARMVDFHGWMMPLHYGSQIDEHHAVRTDAGMFDVSHMTIMDLHGAGCRDFLRYLLANDVAKLTEKGKALYTGMLNASAGVIDDLIVYFFTDNFYRMVVNSATREKDLAWIQQHAEKYSVEITVRNDLALIAVQGPNAQSRVQSLLNNEQKQSIAGMKPFFGVQSGDLFIATTGYTGEAGYEIALPQEQAVDFWQQLLKEGVKPAGLGARDTLRLEAGMNLYGQEMDESISPLAANMGWTIAWAPEERQFIGREALLKQREAGTEQLVGLIMREKGVLRSGLTVSFTDETGEVRFGVITSGTFSPTLGFSIALARMPQGVGEQAIVQIRNREMSVQVVKPGFVRMGKSLVG; from the coding sequence ATGTCAAAACACACCCCACTATATGATCAGCATCTGACATGCGGGGCGCGCATGGTGGATTTTCATGGCTGGATGATGCCCCTTCACTACGGTTCACAAATCGACGAGCATCACGCGGTGCGTACTGACGCAGGTATGTTCGACGTTTCCCATATGACCATTATGGATTTGCACGGCGCAGGTTGCCGTGATTTTCTCCGTTATCTTCTGGCAAATGATGTTGCTAAGCTGACTGAAAAAGGTAAGGCGCTTTATACCGGCATGCTTAATGCTTCCGCTGGTGTTATTGATGACCTGATTGTCTATTTTTTCACTGATAATTTTTATCGCATGGTCGTTAACTCGGCAACTCGTGAAAAAGATTTAGCTTGGATCCAACAACATGCGGAGAAATACTCTGTTGAGATCACCGTTCGTAATGACTTGGCGCTGATTGCAGTTCAAGGTCCTAACGCACAATCCAGAGTCCAGTCTTTGTTAAATAATGAGCAAAAGCAATCCATTGCAGGCATGAAACCTTTCTTTGGTGTGCAATCTGGTGACTTATTTATCGCAACTACCGGTTATACCGGTGAAGCGGGTTATGAAATTGCATTGCCTCAGGAACAAGCTGTTGATTTTTGGCAGCAGTTACTGAAAGAAGGAGTTAAACCAGCGGGACTGGGAGCACGGGATACACTGCGCCTTGAAGCCGGTATGAACCTTTATGGTCAGGAAATGGATGAATCCATCTCACCTTTGGCTGCGAATATGGGATGGACGATTGCATGGGCACCGGAAGAGCGCCAATTTATTGGCCGTGAAGCTCTGTTGAAACAGCGTGAAGCTGGGACAGAACAATTGGTTGGGTTAATCATGCGTGAAAAAGGCGTCTTGCGCAGTGGGTTAACGGTTAGTTTCACTGATGAAACTGGTGAAGTACGTTTTGGTGTTATTACCAGTGGAACATTCTCACCTACATTAGGATTCAGTATTGCCCTTGCCAGGATGCCGCAAGGGGTTGGAGAACAGGCGATTGTCCAGATCCGTAATCGCGAGATGTCGGTTCAGGTTGTTAAACCGGGTTTTGTCAGGATGGGAAAATCGCTTGTAGGATGA
- the gcvH gene encoding glycine cleavage system protein GcvH: MSHVPTELKYTESHEWIRSEGNGEYTVGITEHAQQLLGDMVFVDLPEIGAVINSGDDCAVVESVKAASDIYAPLSGEVIAVNPALEGSPELVNSEPYNEGWLFRIKVTDESELTNLLDAESYRSLLEEEE, encoded by the coding sequence ATGAGTCATGTACCAACCGAACTAAAATATACCGAATCACACGAATGGATTCGCTCTGAAGGAAATGGCGAATATACCGTGGGTATTACCGAACATGCCCAGCAACTATTGGGTGATATGGTGTTCGTTGACTTGCCTGAAATCGGAGCGGTCATAAACAGTGGTGATGATTGTGCAGTCGTTGAATCAGTCAAGGCGGCTTCCGATATTTACGCACCGCTGAGTGGTGAAGTTATCGCAGTCAACCCTGCTTTAGAAGGTTCACCCGAATTAGTGAATAGCGAGCCTTATAACGAAGGCTGGTTATTCCGCATCAAAGTTACTGATGAAAGTGAATTGACCAACCTGCTGGATGCAGAAAGTTATCGGTCATTATTGGAAGAAGAAGAGTAA